The following nucleotide sequence is from Ferruginibacter lapsinanis.
TGGCAATTGCCAGTTTGTTATCTTCAAACACAAATAACTGAAGTATTTGTTTGATTTGATCAGTAGAAAAATAATTAGTTGAAACAACCTGTTTTGCAAGAGAAAGTTTTGTGTCTTCAAAGACCTCCCTTTTTATAGCCTGTTTCAAATTTTCGAAATCCGCAGTATTAATCGCCTGATAATTTGAGTAGCTCCAATTGTTGTCCTGATAGTTCCAATTATTATCGTAATTATTCCAATCGTCATTATTATTTCCGGTATTCAATTGTTCATCGATAAATACTTTTCCAAAGCGGCTAACAATGATGTCTACATCATACCTTGGCTTTATATAAATACTATTGTTATAAATTAACTGGAGATTGCTGTTGGGCAGATTCATTCTTCTTCCGCTTCGTTGCTGATAGATCTTTATCGAATGGTAACCTTCGGGTAAATTATCGATTGTAACGTAATTGTTGTTTGCCTTGTACTTTGCACCGTTTATAACTACCATAATCGTATTGTTGCCGGTAGTTGAAACAGTTATCGTTGATTGTTTCGGGTAGGCGTACATTGCTACAGATAGTAACAGTGTAACTAATAGTGTAAATGTCTTTTTCATAATTTGTTTCTCCTTTGATACACTAAATTCAAATGATATGCCGTAGTGCCAAATTTCAATCATAATAAAAAGTTAAAGAAAAAATCATCTTTGCTTTTATGTAAATCAACCTTACTTTACATCAAGGAAATGAGGGCATTTCAATACAACCCTTTACAAAAAAAATTGTATCTTATAAATAAAATCAGTAGATCATGCTTTTAAAAAAAATAGTTCTGTTATTTATAATAACAATAATAACATCAATGGGTATAGCACAAACGAAAAATGATTTTGTAGCAAATTGGAAGAAAGTAGAAGCGTATGAAAAAAAGGGTTTAACCA
It contains:
- a CDS encoding DUF4476 domain-containing protein, translated to MKKTFTLLVTLLLSVAMYAYPKQSTITVSTTGNNTIMVVINGAKYKANNNYVTIDNLPEGYHSIKIYQQRSGRRMNLPNSNLQLIYNNSIYIKPRYDVDIIVSRFGKVFIDEQLNTGNNNDDWNNYDNNWNYQDNNWSYSNYQAINTADFENLKQAIKREVFEDTKLSLAKQVVSTNYFSTDQIKQILQLFVFEDNKLAIAKYAYKYTIDKNNYYTLLDAFIFSSNKNELLEFIQKK